A single Gasterosteus aculeatus chromosome 2, fGasAcu3.hap1.1, whole genome shotgun sequence DNA region contains:
- the hnrnpa1b gene encoding heterogeneous nuclear ribonucleoprotein A1b — protein MSKDVPREPEQLRKLFIGGLSFETTDESLRAHFEQWGSLTDCVVMRDPNTKRSRGFGFVTYSSVDEVDAAMSARPHKVDGRVVEPKRAVSREDSNRPGAHVTVKKIFVGGIKEDTEESHLRDYFTQFGKIEVIDIMTDRGSGKKRGFAFVTFDDHDSVDRIVIQKYHTINSHNCEVRKALSRQEMQTTGMGGMSGRSSGGGRPYDYDRGFNQGGRGRYGDGPYNCNGGDGGNGGGGYGGGPGGYNNGGNRGYNQGYNQGGGGGGYGGGGNGYDSNGYGNCGGGGSSGGGNNYNNMGHYDSQASNFGPMKNNFGGGGGVGRNFGGGGGGGGGYGGGSNNGGYGRSGRF, from the exons ATGTCGAAAGAT GTCCCGCGTGAGCCGGAGCAGCTCCGCAAGCTGTTCATCGGAGGTCTGAGCTTCGAGACCACAGACGAAAGCCTGCGGGCTCATTTCGAGCAATGGGGCAGCCTCACAGACTGCGTG GTGATGAGGGATCCCAACACGAAGAGATCCAGAGGCTTTGGCTTTGTGACGTACTCGTCGGTCGATGAAGTCGACGCCGCCATGTCCGCTCGCCCCCACAAGGTCGACGGAAGAGTTGTCGAGCCCAAGCGAGCCGTGTCCAGGGAG GACTCGAACCGGCCGGGTGCCCACGTCACCGTGAAGAAGATCTTTGTTGGGGGCATCAAGGAAGACACGGAGGAGTCCCACCTGCGCGACTACTTCACGCAGTTTGGCAAGATCGAGGTCATCGACATCATGACCGACCGCGGCTCCGGGAAGAAGAGGGGCTTTGCCTTCGTGACCTTCGACGACCACGATTCGGTCGATAGGATCGTCA TCCAGAAGTACCACACAATCAACTCTCACAACTGCGAGGTGAGGAAGGCGCTTTCCAGGCAGGAAATGCAGACTACAGGCATGGGGGGAATGTCGG GCCGCAGCAGTGGAGGTGGAAGGCCCTACGACTATGACCGAGGCTTCAACCAGG GCGGCAGGGGAAGATACGGAGACGGTCCGTACAATTGCAATGGAGGAGATGGCGGTAATGGCGGCGGCG GCTATGGAGGTGGTCCTGGTGGATACAACAACGGTGGCAACCGAGGATATAACCAAGGGTACAACCAGGGTGGTGGAGGCGGCGGCTATGGAGGTGGAGGAAATGGCTACGACAGCAATGGCTATG GTAACTGCGGTGGGGGAGGCAGCAGCGGTGGCGGAAATAACTACAACAACATGGGCCACTACGACTCCCAGGCCTCCAATTTTGGCCCGATGAAGAACAAttttggcggcggcggcggagttGGCAGGAACTTTG gtggtggaggaggaggcggcggcggctatGGAGGTGGCTCAAACAATGGCGGATATGGCCGTTCAGgacgtttttaa
- the cbx5 gene encoding chromobox protein homolog 5 has protein sequence MGKKSREEDSSSSDEEEYVVEKVLDRRVVKGRVEFFLKWKGYSEKHNTWEPEKNLGCPELISEFMKTYKKSSSSSSGGGGGGGSSTPSSGGSKSVTASSGRSKDSSSSKKRSSDDDEEEEEEGGSKPKKKKEDDILVARGFERGLEPEKIIGATDSCGDLMFLMKWKDSDEADLVLAKEANHKCPQIVIAFYEERLTWHEDSDKKEKDAVTA, from the exons ATGGGCAAAAAGTCTCGCGAAGAAGACTCCTCATCATCGGATGAGGAAGAGTATGTTGTGGAGAAGGTGCTGGACAGGAGAGTTGTGAAAGGCAGGGTCGAGTTCTTCCTGAAGTGGAAAGGATATTCAGA aaaacacaacacctGGGAGCCAGAGAAGAATCTGGGCTGTCCTGAGCTTATTTCCGAATTCATGAAGACTTacaagaagagcagcagcagcagcagcggaggcggcggcggcggcggaagcTCCACGCCGAGCAGCGGGGGCAGCAAATCGGTCACAGCCTCCTCGGGTCGCTCCAAAGACTCCAGTAGCTCGAAGAAGAGAAGCTCtgacgacgacgaggaggaagaggaagagggtggCAGTAAGcccaaaaagaagaaagag GACGACATTCTAGTTGCACGTGGCTTTGAGAGAGGACTGGAGCCGGAGAAGATCATCGGAGCAACTGACTCATGTGGAGACCTAATGTTTCTTATGAAGTG GAAAGACTCCGATGAGGCCGATCTCGTGCTCGCCAAGGAGGCCAATCATAAGTGCCCGCAGATCGTCATAGCCTTTTATGAGGAGCGTCTCACCTGGCACGAAGACAGCGACAAGAAGGAGAAGGACGCGGTCACAGCATGa